From the genome of Salmonella enterica subsp. houtenae serovar Houten:
GTGATGAACTGGGTGCAGGCCGCAGACGACGCCAGCAAAGTGACGCCGGATGTTGGGCTGAAAGATGCCGATAAGCTGGACGGTAACATCCGTATTCTGTTCTCGCTGGCCGGGAACTATCTGGCGAACCAGAACCCCGATCTGCGCCAGGCGGTACGCGTACTGGAGGATGAGTCAAAGATCCAGTTTATCGTCGCCAGCGATCTGTTTATGACGCCGAGCGCGAAATACGCCGATCTACTGCTGCCGGAAACCAGCTTCATGGAACGTTGGAACATCGGTGAAACCTGGGGCACGGCAAGCTACCTGATCCTCTCTGAAAAACTGATCGAGCCTGAATTTGAGCGTCGCTCCGACTACGACTGGCTGCGTGAGGTGGCGGCGAAGTTAGGCATTGAGAACGAATTTAGCCAGGGGCGCGATGAGAAAGCGTGGATTGAACACATCTGGGAACAGACGCGTCTGGCGATGCCGGACGAAAATCTGCCGGATTTTGTCACGCTGCAAAAGACCCGTCAGCATCTGTTCAAAAGCGCGCCATTTGTCGCCTTTGAAGACAATATTCGCGATCCGGACAATCATCCGTTCCCGACGCCGTCAGGAAAAATCGAGATCTTCTCGAAGCGCCTGTACGACATGCAGCATCCGGAAATCCCGGCGTTGTCGCACTACGTTCCCGCGCATGAAGGCCCGGAAGATGCGCTGGCGAAAGATTTTCCGCTCCAGCTAATTACGTGGAAAGGAAAAAACCGCGCCAACTCAACGCAATACGCTAACCCGTGGCTGATTGAAGTTCAGCAGCAGACATTGTGGATCAACCCGCAGGATGCGCAAAAGCGCGGCATTACGCATGGCGACATGGTGCGCATTCATAACACACGCGGGATTTGCGAAATTCCGGCGGAAGTGACGCCGCGCATTATTCCCGGCGTTGTCGCGATGCAGGCTGGCGCCTGGTGGCAGCCGGATGAGAACGGTATTGATAAAGGCGGCTGCGCGAACGTCCTCAGCTCGGCCCGTATTACCGCGCTGGCGAAGGGAAATTCACATCAAACCATGCTGGTGGAGGTGGCTAAAGCATGAGTCAGTTTACATATTACCCGCCGGTGAGCGATAAACAGCTGGGTTTTTTCATCGACTCTTCACGCTGATCTGGCTGTAAAGCCTGCCAGGTGGCCTGCAAAGACAAAAACAATCTGGAAGCAGGCCGCCTTTTCCGCCGTGTCTATGACGTCAACGGCGGGAGTTTTATCCCTACCGGGCAGGGCGGGGTCAGCAACAACGTATTTGCTTATACGCTTTCCATTTCATGTAACCACTGTGCGGACCCGATCTGCACCAAAAATTGTCCGACCACTGCCATGCATAAACGTCCGGGCGACGGCATCGTGCGCGTTGATACCGACAAATGCGTCGGCTGTGGCTATTGCGCCTGGTCCTGCCCTTACGGCGCGCCGCAGCTTAACGAGCAGACCGGTCAAATGTCCAAGTGCGACATGTGCGTCGAGTTGCAGACGAAAGGTGAACAGCCCGTCTGTGTCGCGACCTGTCCGCTGGAGGCCATCAAGTTTGGCCCTATTGATGAACTGCGCGCGAAGTACGGTAGCGTATGTGACGTGAACGGGCTGCCAGATTCATCAATCACCAAACCTAATCTGGTGGTCAAAGCGCATCAGGGCGCAGAAAAAGAGGGTAAGCGCCATGCATGAGTTACCGCTGCTGATTTTTACGCTCTGTTTGCAAGGGTCTGTGGGCGTGACTCTGTGGCTGGCGTTGGGCCGTCAGTACGCCGTAGATGGACGAGTGCCTGCACGCGGCGCGCTTCCCGCGATGGCGGGGGCGTTTGTACTGGCCTGCGTGGGGCTGCTTGCTTCAGCGTTGCACATGGGCTATCCCCTGAATGCGCTAAACGCGTTACGTCATATCGCCAGTTCGTGGCTGAGCCGCGAAGTCGTCTTTGCCAGCCTTTATCTGGCGGCGCTGGGACTGGGCGTTGTGCTGCTGTTTTTCCGTAAGCCTGGTTGGCAGCCGCTGCTGGCGCTGGCGGCAGCGCTCGGGCTGGTAGATGTATTCTGCATGGCGCAGATTTATATCCATACCTCGGTGGCGACCTGGCAGCATAGCAACACGCTGGCGCTGTTCTTTGGCACGTCAGGCATTATCGGCTCGTTAGTCATCGCGCTGGCTTATCTGCGCCGCGCTGGCGCCGCAATGCGCTACGCCGTGGTGGTGGTCGCACTGATGGTGCTGATTCGCCTGATCATGCAGCCGCTATGGCTGGCGGATATCAATGCGGTGGATACGACGGTCGTAACTTTCCCGCATCGTCCGCTACAGGCGCTGGCGCCGTTGCGTGATGTCTATCTCCTCGGGTGGTGTATCTCAGCGGCGGGAATGCTCTGCTTTGCCGCAGGCGGTCTGCGAAACGCCAGAGGGGCTCTGGTGGCGGGCAGCGTGTTGCTGCTTATCGGCGAGATTGTGCTGCGCTATGTCTTCTTTAGTATTGGCTAATGGTTAACCTGACGATCGATCCGGCGATAGACGTGACGCAGGCCTGCGTCCGTCGTCGCTTTCGTTTTTCTTCCTGCCGCGCCTGCGCCGACGTTTGTCCGGCGCAGGCGTTTTCGCTGGCGCAGGGGCAGGTCAGCATAGTTACGACGCGCTGCATAGCATGTGGCGACTGTCTGTTTGTCTGCCCTGTTGACGCCATTATCGGTGTCAAACCGGTTAAACGCTTTGTGCAGGGGGATACGTTGGTGGGGCCATTTTCGTTACAGGCCCCAACGGTCGATGAGCTGCTTCTCTGGCACAGTCAGTATGGCATTCGCTTTATTGATATTACGGTAGAGCGGTCGGCACAGTGGCTGATGGCGCTGGCGGGGCTAAATTTAGCGCTACGTCGCTACGGCGAGCCGTGCTGGTCTTTTAAACACGTTGTTGGCGCAGAGATTAACGCTTCACGGCGCTCGCTGTTTCATGTTCCGCGCGACACTATTACTCCGTGCGCCGTCGAGCCGGGTAAACGGCGTCTCAGACAGGCATTTTCCGCATTCAGCGAATGCGTGCCTGAAATCAGTCCGGCAGAGTGTAGAATGTGCGGTGCCTGTTGGCGAAGCTGTCCGGAAAACGTTATTCAGTTTGCCGACGATACCCTAACGATAGCGGCGGCGCGCTGTACGGGATGCGGTGGCTGTGCGGCGGTATGCCCGCATCAGGCGCTGCGGCTGCGGTTTGACGTGGAACCCGCGCCAATGCGGCATATTGCGGCGCATACGCTCACCTGCGAAAGCTGCAAACGTACTTTCCATGCTCTCACGCCTGAACACACGCACTGCGTGCTGTGTCAGTACCATGAGTTTGCTATGCGTCTTTGACTTTTGTTGCTAATGCTCATTTTATTTTAAAAAAATGTTACCTGCATCCATAGGCAATTGATGGGATGCTCTTTATAATCCGCGCCTGACATAACAACAGAACATATTTCAGAGGTAAACATGGCTATTGAACGGACTTTTTCCATCATTAAACCCAATGCGGTGGCAAAAAACGTTATTGGCAGCATCTTTGCGCGCTTTGAAGCAGCAGGGTTCAGGATTGTCGGTACCAAAATGTTGCACCTGACCGTTGAGCAGGCGCGCGGTTTCTATGCTGAGCACGACGGTAAACCGTTTTTTGACGGTCTGGTGGAGTTCATGACCTCTGGCCCTATCGTGGTATCCGTGCTGGAAAGTGAAAATGCGGTACAGCGTCACCGCGATCTGCTTGGCGCCACCAATCCGGCGAACGCGCTGGCTGGTACACTGCGCGCCGACTACGCGGATAGCTTTACTGAAAATGGCACCCACGGTTCGGATTCGCTGGAGTCCGCGCAGCGCGAAATCGCCTTTTTCTTTGGGGAAGG
Proteins encoded in this window:
- the ndk gene encoding nucleoside diphosphate kinase (ndk) is translated as MAIERTFSIIKPNAVAKNVIGSIFARFEAAGFRIVGTKMLHLTVEQARGFYAEHDGKPFFDGLVEFMTSGPIVVSVLESENAVQRHRDLLGATNPANALAGTLRADYADSFTENGTHGSDSLESAQREIAFFFGEGEVCPRTR
- a CDS encoding polyferredoxin; the encoded protein is MVNLTIDPAIDVTQACVRRRFRFSSCRACADVCPAQAFSLAQGQVSIVTTRCIACGDCLFVCPVDAIIGVKPVKRFVQGDTLVGPFSLQAPTVDELLLWHSQYGIRFIDITVERSAQWLMALAGLNLALRRYGEPCWSFKHVVGAEINASRRSLFHVPRDTITPCAVEPGKRRLRQAFSAFSECVPEISPAECRMCGACWRSCPENVIQFADDTLTIAAARCTGCGGCAAVCPHQALRLRFDVEPAPMRHIAAHTLTCESCKRTFHALTPEHTHCVLCQYHEFAMRL
- the dmsB_1 gene encoding anaerobic dimethyl sulfoxide reductase subunit B; this encodes MACKDKNNLEAGRLFRRVYDVNGGSFIPTGQGGVSNNVFAYTLSISCNHCADPICTKNCPTTAMHKRPGDGIVRVDTDKCVGCGYCAWSCPYGAPQLNEQTGQMSKCDMCVELQTKGEQPVCVATCPLEAIKFGPIDELRAKYGSVCDVNGLPDSSITKPNLVVKAHQGAEKEGKRHA
- the dmsC_1 gene encoding dimethyl sulfoxide reductase subunit C, encoding MHELPLLIFTLCLQGSVGVTLWLALGRQYAVDGRVPARGALPAMAGAFVLACVGLLASALHMGYPLNALNALRHIASSWLSREVVFASLYLAALGLGVVLLFFRKPGWQPLLALAAALGLVDVFCMAQIYIHTSVATWQHSNTLALFFGTSGIIGSLVIALAYLRRAGAAMRYAVVVVALMVLIRLIMQPLWLADINAVDTTVVTFPHRPLQALAPLRDVYLLGWCISAAGMLCFAAGGLRNARGALVAGSVLLLIGEIVLRYVFFSIG